The genomic stretch GGTCAGCCTGGAGAATGGGCCGACAACATGGAAGTCTCGGCGTTTGCCTCTGCTCTCAACGTCCACGTTCGTCTTTGGCAGCACGATTACACATATCTGTTCTCGCCCCGCGACTACTACAGCTCCAACGAGCATCTCGCTGGTGAAGATACCCGTCAAACCCTGCACATCGCCTACCACGTAAGTTTGGTCATGTTCACTACCCCGCCGGCATAATACTGACGTAGTTTAGACTTGGGAGCACTACTCCTCCGTCCGCAACATCGCTGGACCCCACACTGGCCTGCCCAACGTCAACGTTGTGCCCAAGGTCGTGTCGAAGAAGCGTCCCAGCCCCAGCGTCGATGGAGATGATGACGACCAGGGCCGTCGCTCTCGTAAGCGTCGCTCGCCTCTACCTCTCTTCGACTCCGACTCCACGCCCGAAGGCACCGCTGAGAGCTCGTCAGACGAGTCCAACGGCTTCGCAGCGTCGCAGCAGTCCAAGATTGAGATGCCGCTGCCTGAGCCCGTGAAGCCTCAGAAGCTCACCATCAAGCTCCGTTGTCTCCGCACTTCGGATGTCGCATCTCCTGCCTCGTCCCGCCCTTCGTCTCGTGCGGCTACTCCCGCTCCCCTTGCCCAATCATCAGAGTCCAAGAAGACGACCAAGGTAGCACCCACCCCCACCAAGACTACCATTTGCATCACCCCCAAGAAGCCAGTTTCGGCAGTCTCGTCAATCCCAACTTCCGCTAGCAAGGCACTGGTAGTATCCCCTGTCTTGACTACGCCCAAGAAGTCGGTATCGGTAGCATCTCCTACCCCTGCCATGGCAGAGACCACTCCCAAGCCGGCTCTGGTAGCCTCGCCCACCGTGGCGTTGGCAGCAACCGCATCTACCCCAACCACCACCCCCACCACGCCCATCACACCTCCCGTGACGGCACTCTAGACTCAACAGGCCGAGTCTCTCTCACACATGAGAAACACCGGCTCTCTAACGACCATTGAACGAACACACTTTCAGTTCTTCCACGGTTGACGACACGCAATGACGACGAACCATGATACCCCAGCATATCTAAACACATTTGGGCGCTTTATTTTTCACTACTACTTTGTGGGTTCCCTTACCTACCCTCCTTCTTCTTACCTGGACAACACTTTCTTACTTTACTTTCTTTCTTTACATACTACTTACTACTACTTGCTTGTTTCTTCTTGCATAGCATACGAGTATCAGACaatctctctctctctctctcatACATGCATACATTGACGGGTTTTTTTCAAACATCGTTGCATATTGGCTGGTTTGTTCGGGGCCGTATGGTGCCAAAGTGCTTGGGCCTGCGGTCTGGACGTACTGGCTTTTGGCGTTTTTGGGAGGTGGGGTGGCTTGCTTGATCTTTGCTTGTGTGGGGGAGGTTGATGCGTGCGTGTTTGCGCGGTCTGGTTCACGGATGGAGGATGGCATGGCATGGCATGGCATATGAACTGACTGAGCTGAATGAGAGGATCACGAATGAGAATCATACAATGACGTTGCTTGACACGTTTTGAAATGCATGGCATTCGTATACTGAGATAAGTGGTTGTGTTTGTGTTTGTGCTTGTGCTTGTGAATGTAAATGCCGTGTTTTTTTCGTGAAAATCTACTCTTCGTATGGGAAAGATGCACGTCTTGTCTTGTCTTGTTAAATGATTAGACAAGAGTAGTACGGATAGAATGAACAGAACAGAACAGAACGAACCCCCACTTCCTCCACCATCGTACTCATAATCATGACCATGACCATGACCATcagacgaggaagaagaggaagaaaaCCATAATACACACCCCTAATCCCTAGTTAATAACCCTTTAACCCACCTAACCTTTCTAATCCACCTCCACACACCCCATCACTCACTTACACACCACACCACACCACACACCCCTCTCCCCCTCATCCCTACGCAAACACAGACAACCACTACTCAAACCCCTCATCAACCCTGCCCCCTCCCTCCCCCTCCCTCCTCTCCACCGCCAAAGCCGCCGGACTCAACGGACCCACACCACCACCCATACCCTCGCCCGCAACCATCAGACTCTTGCGTTTAGCTCTGGGGCTTTTATCTAGGGCTTCTGGTTGTATATCTTCTACTTTTGCACCCTTCACGCCGCCTTCTTCACCGTCGTCATCATCGCTAGTCTGGGCAGCCCTCCGATCAGGCAaatcatcatcatcaacaTAGCCCTGATTCAGCAGTCTAAGCCCCATGATTTGTTGGCGGAGCAAGTCAATAAAAAGCTGCATATCATCATACGGCAACTTGCCCACACTGCCCAGCCCCACACTCCCCGGCGTACCAGAATGTTCAATCCGCGTGTTGAACAATTTGAGCGCCGTATCCAGCGCCCGTTCAGCCTGTACGGCTTTTTCCTGTTGGAACCAATTCTGCGCGGCGAGAACAGCCCAGAGCGCGGCTTTGCGACGGCGGGAGCCGAGTTTGTAATGGCCGGTGCCCGTGCGGATGGCGTAGCAGGCCGAGATGCGCTCGGTGATGAGGGCGTGGCCGGCGGGGCCCACGAGGTGGGCATCTAGGATGCGGGTGGCCCAGCGTGCGGCGTCGTCTGCGGCGGCGGGGCCACGGAGGCGTAGGAGTTCGAAGCTGAGGACTAGGGTGCGGAGGGCGTAGTATGGGGCTGCGGAGCGTTGGCGGTCGGTGTAGGAGTAACTGGCTGCTTCGATCCAGGCGTCGATGTTTTCAGCGCGGGTTTTGGGGGTTGAAGAAAGGGGTTGCGGGTTCATGAGGGCGGAGAGGGCGGCCATTTCTGCGGCGCCGGCGTAGTGGCGCCAGGCTTTGTCGTTTTGGAAATCCGTCCGTAAAATATCGTAGGTGCTGAGGGCGAGCTTCCAGTCGCGGAGCATGAAGCAGTAGTCTGCTAGACGGCGCATTATGGCTTCTGGTGCGTCTGGGCGGTAGAAGCCTTGCAGGCTGTCGTAGTTTGAGTTGCTGGAGATTGTGGATGATGACGAGGAGCTGGTGCGGGAGCTACCAAACGGTGTCCACCGCTTCGACAGCGACATGAAGCGGCCTGAGAGACCGCGGCGGCGGGACAGGATTTGCTCGTTCCATGTCGACACGCTGCGTTCCATGTTGGGGATGATGGATTGCGTTACTAGTTCGCGGATGAAGGTGCGGAGACTACTGATGTCCGAGTCGGGGAAGTAGGGCGCTGGGTCTGTTATGTCGTCTGTGGTTTCTATTCGAGGGTGAGTATGTATAGGGTGTAGGAGTAAGGGGTATAAGGAGATGTACCTCGTCGTTGAATCTCTGCTAGTTCCTCCGACGCAGACATCCACTCGCATGTCGGTAGACGTACACTATCGTCATCCGAAGCTATGCATTGCTGGCTTTTGAGCCGCAAAAGGTGGCAGTGTAGTCCGAAATGGCGCTTCATCGAATCAAAAGTCTGGTTCGATTTCGCAATGTCGCCCGTTTCCTCATCATGTATTAAGACGTAATATCGTAAGAAGTCGTTTTCGACCCATTGCGGAAACCGCAGGTCGCCGTCATGCTGCCTATTGTACAGTCTACGTAGCTCTTCTATTGGGTGGGGGTTGCGCGAGCTGATGGCTATTATGCCAGCTACGGGATGGGAGAAAGTCTCGTGGGGTACCACAGGTAGTCCAGACAGTAGACGGCGGAGGTATAGGGTGTGAAAGGGGGATGATGTGCTGTCTGTCTGCGGCACAGGCGCTTCGCCCTTGTTCATGTAGTCGGGCACGGGGTCCTGTCTGTTGAACTCGGAGTATTGCAGATGACGGTCCACGAGCTCTTCAATCTGCGACACGTCACCGCCCGTCCGCCTTGGCCGTCGTATAGAGCTCGTCGACGTCCGCTGTCCTCCCGTGTCTACCCGCAAGTCGGGATATGCATCGTCGACGCCGATGAAGCGCACGCCAAAGTCGTCCCAGCTCTTGCTTGCCCCATTGCTATCTCTTATCGTGACCTTGCCCGGCACGGATTCGCCAAATGGCCGAAGTAACTGCAATAGCCCCCCCTCCAACCCCTTTGCACGTATCAACTCATCCGTCTGCGCATCCGCGAGGACGGCGACACATGGCACAAAGGCCTGCTGAATCAGCGTACGGTACTCGTCCGATACACCAGGCGGCAGAGTACTGGGCGTGCCTGTCCCGCTCAATCGCGACCCCGGCGAGAAGACTGAGGGCTGAACGGTACTCTGGGTAGGCGTTGCGGCTCCCGAGTTGGGGCGCGACGTGGAGATGCTCGTGGTGGATTCAAACAGCTTGGACAGGCTAGGGTTTGAGCGGCGGTAAGGCAGACTGGCGAGAGAATCGGCAGGCGAGGCGCGGTGTCTAGGCAGGACCATAGAGGCCTCGATATCGGCCGGGTACTTTGGGAGTTTCGGCGTGGCATCTTGAGGCGGCGTCATGGGAGGCTAGGGCGATGCGCCCGCGGGGTTCTGGATGCGCGCGGAAGGTCTGAGGCCGTCGGCATGTATCCTGCTTGTCCTGTTTGTCGTCGACGCGGGCTGGCGGCAGGAGATGCTTAATTGCATATGCGAGCCGGGTTGTAGTTGGGCGAGTGTGACCATGTTGGTGATGCTACATCGTCGCCGTTGCGGCCGCTGCGCTTTGTGAGTGGACGAAATGCCGCCTCTCCCTCCGGAACTTTGTCCTTGCAGCAGAGTTAAATCACGCTTTCCACTTTCAAGTCTGTCGTTCTTAGACATTCACTGTACGTTTCTGTACGTTTCTGTCACAGCGTTTTCCTTCTTTCTCTGACTCACACGCATGTCGTGGGCGAGTCGAGCCTGCCGCATTTGCTCACCACGCACTTTCTCACGTCTGTACAAACGTGACTTGCTTGCACTCACCATTCGACCTCTCCATACCACCACACTTTCTCTCACCCGCCAAATACCTCGCATGTCCCGAGGCAGCTCTCCGGAACTGCAACCACCAAGCCCCAAACGGCGCAGAATTGTTGCACCAACTCAATTCATTCAGCCTTTCGGGACCATGACCTCCGAGGATGCCCCATCAGTCCAATTGGAACTAACTGAAGTC from Pyrenophora tritici-repentis strain M4 chromosome 1, whole genome shotgun sequence encodes the following:
- a CDS encoding OTU multi-domain protein, whose protein sequence is MTTRRQRANSPEFPILDANSLYASTIRGDGNCLFNALSDQLCGDQGLNQKLRAATIEHMKENADFYRQYMAVNNVRRNPKRKTAAAAKRVDNNFYTDEQLQVQFEEHVEKMGQPGEWADNMEVSAFASALNVHVRLWQHDYTYLFSPRDYYSSNEHLAGEDTRQTLHIAYHTWEHYSSVRNIAGPHTGLPNVNVVPKVVSKKRPSPSVDGDDDDQGRRSRKRRSPLPLFDSDSTPEGTAESSSDESNGFAASQQSKIEMPLPEPVKPQKLTIKLRCLRTSDVASPASSRPSSRAATPAPLAQSSESKKTTKVAPTPTKTTICITPKKPVSAVSSIPTSASKALVVSPVLTTPKKSVSVASPTPAMAETTPKPALAESLSHMRNTGSLTTIERTHFQFFHG